From one Paenibacillus terrae HPL-003 genomic stretch:
- a CDS encoding DUF2161 domain-containing phosphodiesterase, giving the protein MAVRHETELYAPIKAFFESLGYEIKGEVRNCDLVGMKPGQQEPLIVEIKKTFNLALVLQGMQRLKLSSNVYVAVERNRAKKGAVNQRWNELVGLCRQLGLGMLTVTHYKTKPPLVEILCKPAGTNGGDRKTATARPGSRKEKLLREFHARSGDHNTGGSTRRKLVTAYREKALRVAAALQGLGEAAPAQLARTAAVSGAAAVLQHNYYGWFERVARGRYRLTPFGEVALSEYAAVLQEQGTETAAGKAVEPDDGGGQRRIAEAPAAYSATTNAEDH; this is encoded by the coding sequence ATGGCGGTTCGGCATGAGACGGAGCTGTACGCTCCAATCAAAGCCTTTTTTGAGAGCTTGGGATACGAAATCAAGGGAGAAGTGCGTAACTGCGATTTGGTGGGTATGAAACCAGGACAACAGGAGCCACTGATTGTGGAGATAAAAAAAACGTTCAATCTGGCACTGGTGCTGCAAGGCATGCAGCGCCTGAAGCTAAGCAGCAATGTGTATGTGGCGGTGGAACGAAACCGTGCGAAAAAAGGGGCTGTCAATCAGCGCTGGAACGAGCTGGTCGGACTGTGCCGCCAGTTAGGGCTGGGCATGCTCACCGTCACCCATTACAAGACCAAGCCGCCGCTCGTAGAGATACTTTGCAAGCCGGCGGGCACGAACGGTGGTGACCGCAAAACGGCGACAGCCCGCCCCGGCTCGCGCAAGGAAAAGCTGCTGCGAGAGTTTCACGCACGCAGCGGCGACCATAACACCGGCGGCAGTACCCGGCGCAAGCTGGTCACGGCCTATCGGGAAAAAGCGCTGCGCGTGGCCGCGGCCTTACAGGGCCTGGGGGAAGCCGCACCGGCGCAGCTCGCCCGTACAGCAGCCGTCAGCGGGGCCGCAGCCGTGCTCCAGCACAACTACTACGGCTGGTTTGAGCGTGTAGCTCGTGGCCGCTACAGGCTGACCCCGTTTGGCGAGGTTGCCCTGAGCGAGTATGCGGCAGTACTGCAAGAGCAAGGCACCGAAACAGCCGCTGGCAAGGCTGTAGAGCCAGATGACGGTGGCGGACAACGGCGG